In Halorubrum sp. PV6, a single window of DNA contains:
- a CDS encoding monovalent cation/H+ antiporter subunit E: MADADADTPSDAGGDATDGSPTAPTGGLVVPVEPTPTLRATTAHVVETAVEGGFATIHLVEIASWRNGDPDAEDRANEAVRVLERAEAWANSDLDDTDGERPQVTVVTEVIGADEYLFGPDDYVDALAAYAETHDADTVILDPEYTPVGNTTLLQPLEFALSNTDLRVETAPVTRPTRRERLRSEATGKRFVAMFGVSLAFYFVLGDPLYWFDWVTGVATAAIVSITLSRVSFDAEPAFPRTPLRVLRGLLYVPVLLFEIIKANLEVARVILDPRLPIEPSMNRMRVIVGSGLPLMTLANSITLTPGTLTVRARDSDLYVHSLIPAARDGLFDGSLERWTRFIYYGRSAARLPSPRERDDCAILQGPDATEELPIAATDGGATDATDAAEPRDGRDDRREPAEGGDE; encoded by the coding sequence GTGGCTGACGCCGACGCCGATACCCCGAGCGACGCCGGCGGCGACGCGACGGACGGCTCGCCGACCGCGCCGACCGGGGGACTCGTCGTGCCCGTCGAGCCGACCCCGACCCTCCGAGCGACGACCGCACACGTCGTCGAGACGGCCGTCGAAGGCGGCTTCGCGACCATTCACCTCGTGGAAATCGCGTCGTGGCGGAACGGCGACCCGGACGCGGAAGACCGCGCGAACGAGGCCGTGCGCGTCCTCGAACGCGCCGAGGCGTGGGCGAACTCCGACCTCGACGACACCGACGGAGAGCGCCCCCAAGTGACGGTCGTGACGGAGGTCATCGGCGCCGACGAGTACCTGTTCGGACCGGACGACTACGTTGACGCCCTCGCCGCCTACGCCGAGACGCACGACGCCGACACGGTGATACTCGACCCGGAGTACACCCCCGTCGGCAACACCACCCTCTTGCAGCCGCTCGAGTTCGCGCTGTCGAACACCGACCTGCGCGTCGAGACGGCGCCCGTGACGCGCCCGACGCGCCGGGAGCGGCTCCGGAGCGAGGCCACCGGAAAGCGGTTCGTCGCGATGTTCGGCGTCTCGCTCGCCTTCTACTTCGTGCTCGGCGACCCGCTCTACTGGTTCGACTGGGTCACCGGCGTCGCGACCGCGGCCATCGTTTCGATAACGCTCTCGCGGGTGAGTTTCGACGCGGAACCCGCGTTCCCGCGGACGCCGCTGCGCGTCCTTCGCGGCCTCCTGTACGTCCCGGTCCTCCTGTTCGAGATCATCAAGGCGAACCTCGAAGTGGCCAGGGTGATACTCGACCCGCGGCTGCCGATCGAGCCGAGCATGAACCGGATGCGCGTGATCGTCGGCAGCGGGCTCCCGCTGATGACGCTGGCGAACTCCATCACGCTGACGCCGGGGACGCTCACGGTTCGCGCCCGAGACAGCGACCTGTACGTCCATTCGCTCATCCCGGCGGCCCGCGACGGGCTCTTCGACGGGTCGCTGGAACGCTGGACGCGCTTCATCTACTACGGCCGGTCGGCAGCGCGGCTGCCGTCGCCCCGCGAGCGCGACGACTGCGCGATCCTCCAAGGGCCGGACGCGACGGAAGAGCTGCCGATAGCCGCGACCGACGGCGGCGCGACCGACGCGACCGACGCAGCCGAGCCACGTGATGGCCGCGACGACCGGCGAGAGCCGGCGGAGGGAGGCGACGAATGA
- a CDS encoding proton-conducting transporter membrane subunit, protein MSDVLLPVAIAVPLVAATFPLALGVKYERVGWPTAAVATTVFAGLAGAIGLEVARGGPLSHALGTYQPPIGIELVADELSVAVLALVAAVALATLVFARVAGPRGNSFYSAYLLLVGGLAGLTLTGDLFNMFVFLEIVGISTYALIAADRSGASAYASLKYLVVGTVGASLYLLGVGYAFLATGTLNMLDMQTQIVAQASYADPLIRASYALIVAGLGLKIAVFPVHAWQPDAYQRAPDSVTTVVAALVSTVSAYALIRVSYTVFTVDFLAANDAITTGMLVVAGTSILAGSVLAAMQSDLKRMFAYSSVAQFGMIVAAVALANETALLGGIVHLVGHGLLKFGLFLGIGLLALGYGARELDDLASAARSAPYTSGAVALLGLGLVGIPPSIGFLGKWYIGVGAVESSMAGGDPAGVGFAVVIFISTLFTLSYVARVIERFYFAGAGLSGGHGDDGDDHAGVAVDGGHESATDDALLAPVEGAPRPRFVPDRVPAGSLVVLILTALSTVALGFGGFALFEWFAPFLTEVFA, encoded by the coding sequence ATGAGTGACGTCCTGTTGCCGGTCGCCATCGCCGTTCCGCTCGTCGCGGCGACCTTCCCGCTCGCGCTCGGCGTGAAGTACGAGCGCGTCGGCTGGCCGACGGCGGCGGTCGCGACGACCGTCTTCGCCGGGCTCGCGGGAGCCATCGGCCTCGAAGTCGCCCGCGGCGGCCCGCTCTCGCACGCGCTGGGGACGTACCAGCCGCCGATCGGGATCGAACTGGTCGCCGACGAACTGTCCGTCGCGGTGCTCGCGTTGGTCGCCGCTGTCGCGCTGGCGACGCTCGTCTTTGCCCGTGTCGCCGGCCCGCGCGGGAACTCGTTTTACAGCGCCTACCTGCTCTTGGTCGGCGGACTGGCCGGGCTCACGCTCACGGGCGACCTGTTCAACATGTTCGTGTTCTTAGAGATCGTCGGGATCTCGACGTACGCGCTCATCGCGGCCGACCGGTCGGGCGCGAGCGCCTACGCCTCGCTGAAGTACCTCGTGGTGGGGACGGTCGGGGCCTCGCTGTACCTCCTCGGCGTCGGCTACGCGTTCCTCGCGACGGGGACGCTGAACATGCTGGACATGCAGACGCAGATCGTCGCGCAGGCGAGTTACGCCGATCCGCTGATCCGAGCGAGCTACGCGCTGATAGTCGCCGGACTCGGCCTGAAGATCGCCGTGTTCCCGGTCCACGCGTGGCAGCCGGACGCCTACCAGCGCGCGCCGGACTCGGTGACGACCGTCGTCGCGGCGCTCGTGTCGACCGTGAGCGCGTACGCGCTGATCCGCGTCTCCTACACCGTCTTCACGGTCGACTTCCTCGCGGCCAACGACGCGATCACGACGGGGATGCTCGTCGTCGCGGGCACCTCGATCCTCGCGGGGTCCGTCCTCGCGGCGATGCAGTCGGACCTGAAACGCATGTTCGCGTACTCCTCGGTCGCCCAGTTCGGGATGATCGTCGCCGCGGTCGCGCTCGCGAACGAGACCGCGCTGCTCGGCGGGATCGTCCACCTCGTCGGTCACGGGCTGTTGAAGTTCGGCCTCTTCTTGGGGATCGGCCTGCTGGCGCTCGGCTACGGCGCCAGAGAACTCGACGACCTCGCGAGCGCGGCGCGATCCGCGCCGTACACGAGCGGCGCCGTCGCGCTGCTCGGTCTCGGTCTCGTCGGGATCCCGCCGTCGATCGGCTTCCTCGGGAAGTGGTACATCGGCGTCGGCGCGGTGGAGTCGAGCATGGCCGGCGGCGACCCCGCGGGCGTCGGGTTCGCGGTCGTGATATTCATCAGCACGCTGTTCACCCTGTCGTACGTCGCGCGCGTGATAGAGCGGTTCTACTTCGCCGGCGCCGGCCTGTCGGGCGGTCACGGTGACGACGGCGACGATCACGCCGGCGTCGCGGTCGACGGCGGGCACGAGTCGGCGACCGACGACGCGCTGCTCGCGCCCGTCGAGGGAGCGCCCCGGCCGCGGTTCGTTCCGGACCGTGTGCCCGCGGGGTCGCTCGTCGTTCTCATCCTCACCGCGCTTTCGACCGTCGCGCTCGGCTTCGGCGGCTTCGCACTGTTCGAGTGGTTCGCGCCGTTCCTCACGGAGGTGTTCGCATGA
- the mnhG gene encoding monovalent cation/H(+) antiporter subunit G, translating into MDALGTVRLGLVVVFTLLGLFFSFVAMTGVLRLPDVYSRAHTASQADTLGAGFGLAAVALAVGWESAGVKSVLLLFFIFVTNPTAAHGIARAAFEDGIVPWTEGDERR; encoded by the coding sequence ATAGACGCGCTCGGAACGGTTCGGCTGGGGCTGGTCGTCGTCTTCACCCTGCTCGGCCTGTTCTTCTCGTTCGTCGCGATGACGGGCGTGCTCCGGCTCCCGGACGTGTACTCGCGGGCGCACACCGCCTCCCAGGCGGACACGCTCGGCGCCGGGTTCGGCCTGGCCGCCGTCGCGCTCGCCGTCGGCTGGGAGTCCGCCGGGGTCAAGAGCGTCCTCCTGCTGTTTTTCATCTTCGTGACGAACCCCACGGCGGCTCACGGGATCGCCCGCGCCGCCTTCGAGGACGGAATCGTGCCGTGGACCGAGGGGGACGAGCGCCGATGA
- a CDS encoding cation:proton antiporter has protein sequence MIDAPITDLRPLLAVLVSFVAAFFIVASYRSPNVREGWTIAAAVAKFAIVASMLPAVLEGAVFETSLGTFLPGIDFVLRADALGMLFAFLASGLWIVTSFYSIGYMRGNDETNQTRYFAAFAVSLSATMGIAFAGNLVTIFVFYEILSIATYPLVAHDETDEARSAGRKYLAYTMFGGGVLVLAGTALVYLIAGNVSFTAGGIQELANADPGLAMLAFFLLAIGFGVKAGIMPLHQWLPEAMVAPTPVSGLLHAVAVVKSGAFGVSRVVLDVFGPELVFDLSLPFGFTAGLVLSTIGAVTLTAASIIAMRKDHLKQRLAYSTVSQLSYIILGLGLFGWYGLVGALLHIPAHAFMKLTLFFCAGNIHVSTHTDYISEMAGIGKRMPLTMGAFTVASLGMAGIPLLAGFVSKYYMLIGGIRMGAQLTPVAYYLVGALLLSGVLNIAYFWPVIYTAFFEAEDAHDAKPLVEFRLGGESRSTLAATDGGRADDDAAADGGRAGDDEVDDTDDGSEDDDASLVESAEGDSAVDGEDAATTDPDLPDDSDIPDAEMDDLPTDEDGVVRPDFDTSDRDFSEPAERVDTGDYAVDRRPSDVDVPFGRGRGEAATGGDEPPEADGHDGHDGHDGHDGHGGGPPAGGWRHIDGLDALRGRESTWFTLGPILTAMSLAVLLGVIPYEMGFLELIELIVDTRLPEEVMRP, from the coding sequence ATGATAGACGCACCCATCACCGATCTCCGACCCCTACTGGCGGTTCTCGTCTCGTTCGTCGCGGCGTTTTTCATCGTCGCGTCGTACCGTTCCCCGAACGTCCGCGAAGGGTGGACGATCGCCGCAGCGGTCGCGAAGTTCGCGATCGTCGCCTCGATGCTGCCGGCCGTCTTGGAGGGCGCGGTGTTCGAGACCAGCCTCGGGACGTTCCTGCCCGGCATCGACTTCGTGTTGCGCGCGGACGCGCTCGGCATGCTGTTCGCGTTCCTCGCGAGCGGGCTGTGGATCGTCACCTCGTTTTACAGCATCGGTTACATGCGCGGCAACGACGAGACGAATCAGACCCGCTATTTCGCCGCGTTCGCGGTGTCGCTGTCGGCGACGATGGGGATCGCGTTCGCGGGCAATCTCGTGACCATCTTCGTGTTCTACGAGATTCTCTCTATCGCGACGTACCCCCTCGTCGCCCACGACGAGACCGACGAGGCGCGCTCTGCGGGCCGGAAATACCTCGCGTACACGATGTTCGGCGGCGGCGTCCTCGTCCTCGCCGGGACGGCCCTCGTCTACCTGATCGCCGGCAACGTCTCCTTTACCGCCGGCGGCATTCAAGAACTCGCGAACGCCGACCCCGGCCTCGCGATGCTCGCCTTCTTCCTGCTCGCGATCGGGTTCGGCGTGAAAGCCGGGATCATGCCGCTCCACCAGTGGCTCCCCGAGGCGATGGTCGCGCCGACGCCCGTCTCCGGGCTGCTCCACGCGGTCGCGGTCGTCAAGTCCGGCGCGTTCGGCGTCTCGCGGGTCGTCCTCGACGTGTTCGGCCCCGAGCTGGTCTTCGACCTCTCGCTGCCCTTCGGCTTCACGGCCGGGCTCGTCTTATCGACTATCGGCGCCGTCACCCTGACGGCCGCGTCGATCATCGCCATGCGGAAGGACCACCTGAAACAGCGGCTCGCCTACTCGACGGTGAGCCAGTTGAGCTACATCATCCTCGGGCTCGGGCTGTTCGGCTGGTACGGGCTCGTCGGCGCGCTGCTCCACATCCCGGCGCACGCCTTCATGAAGCTCACCCTGTTCTTCTGTGCGGGGAACATCCACGTCTCGACGCACACCGACTACATCTCGGAGATGGCGGGGATCGGCAAGCGGATGCCGCTCACGATGGGCGCGTTTACCGTCGCCTCGCTCGGAATGGCGGGGATTCCGCTTCTGGCCGGGTTCGTCAGCAAGTACTACATGCTGATCGGCGGGATCCGGATGGGCGCGCAGTTGACGCCGGTCGCCTACTACCTCGTCGGGGCGCTGCTGCTCTCCGGGGTGCTCAACATCGCGTACTTCTGGCCCGTCATCTACACCGCCTTCTTCGAGGCGGAGGACGCCCACGACGCGAAGCCGCTCGTCGAGTTCCGGCTGGGCGGTGAGTCGCGGTCGACGCTGGCGGCGACCGACGGCGGCCGCGCAGACGACGACGCGGCCGCCGACGGCGGCCGCGCAGGCGACGATGAGGTCGACGACACAGACGACGGATCCGAAGACGACGACGCCTCCCTCGTCGAGAGCGCGGAGGGCGACTCGGCGGTCGACGGCGAGGATGCGGCGACCACCGACCCGGACCTCCCGGACGACTCCGACATTCCCGACGCGGAGATGGACGACCTCCCGACCGACGAGGACGGCGTGGTCCGCCCGGACTTCGACACGAGCGACCGGGACTTCTCCGAGCCGGCGGAGCGCGTCGACACCGGCGACTACGCGGTCGACCGGCGGCCCTCGGACGTCGACGTGCCGTTCGGGCGAGGGCGCGGTGAGGCGGCGACCGGCGGCGACGAGCCCCCAGAAGCCGATGGCCACGACGGCCACGACGGCCACGACGGCCACGACGGCCACGGCGGCGGCCCGCCGGCCGGCGGCTGGCGACACATCGACGGCCTCGACGCCCTCCGCGGGCGCGAGTCGACATGGTTCACCCTCGGCCCCATCCTCACCGCGATGAGCCTCGCGGTGCTGCTCGGCGTCATCCCCTACGAGATGGGCTTCCTGGAGCTGATCGAACTCATCGTCGACACGCGGCTCCCTGAGGAGGTGATGCGGCCATGA
- a CDS encoding cation:proton antiporter subunit C, which yields MTAVVADAAAGVARRLASGTATAAAVEVLTTRHAYVAFALLLCIGLYMMIANPNLVKKIIGLNLFQTAIFLLFIASAYVDGGAIPIVPEGGAETGLYVSPLPHVIVLTAIVVGVSLTAVGLALCIRIYDEYGTLRTDVLRELLRDEGTLPARSAAADGGDAGLPEGAATEADDAGLAPGVATDESAATDGGAVDE from the coding sequence ATGACGGCCGTCGTCGCCGACGCGGCCGCCGGCGTCGCCAGACGCCTCGCGTCCGGCACCGCGACCGCCGCCGCAGTCGAGGTGCTGACGACGAGACACGCGTACGTCGCGTTCGCGCTGCTCCTGTGTATCGGACTCTACATGATGATCGCCAACCCCAACCTCGTGAAGAAGATCATCGGGCTCAATCTGTTTCAGACCGCCATCTTCCTCCTGTTCATCGCGTCGGCGTACGTCGACGGCGGCGCGATTCCGATCGTTCCGGAGGGCGGCGCCGAGACGGGGCTCTACGTCAGCCCGCTCCCGCACGTGATCGTGCTCACCGCCATCGTGGTCGGCGTGAGCCTCACCGCGGTGGGGCTCGCGCTGTGTATCCGCATCTACGACGAGTACGGGACGCTCCGCACCGACGTGCTCCGTGAGCTGTTGCGCGACGAGGGGACGCTGCCGGCGCGGTCGGCGGCGGCCGACGGCGGCGACGCCGGGCTCCCGGAGGGGGCGGCGACCGAAGCCGACGACGCGGGGCTGGCTCCCGGCGTCGCGACCGACGAGTCGGCCGCCACCGACGGAGGTGCCGTCGATGAGTGA
- a CDS encoding cation:proton antiporter, with amino-acid sequence MSVVDAALVAGYTVGEFLLFAAAGFTVLAIGMLYRAVKGPTMQDRVLAVNVLGTNTVVILAILSAALSEPTFLDIALVYALLNFLMAIAISKFTVERGGVL; translated from the coding sequence ATGAGCGTCGTCGACGCCGCGCTCGTCGCCGGCTACACCGTCGGCGAGTTCCTCCTCTTCGCGGCCGCCGGCTTCACCGTCTTGGCGATCGGAATGCTCTACCGGGCCGTGAAGGGCCCGACGATGCAAGACCGGGTCCTCGCGGTGAACGTCCTCGGGACGAACACCGTCGTCATCCTCGCCATCCTGAGCGCCGCGCTCTCCGAGCCGACCTTCCTGGATATCGCCCTGGTGTACGCGCTGTTGAACTTCCTGATGGCCATCGCCATCTCGAAGTTCACCGTTGAGCGAGGTGGTGTGCTGTGA
- a CDS encoding glutamate--cysteine ligase — protein MQLGSRDAFTRMGTLGIEEEFYIVDADGRPTSGIDDLVYGRDPPPEVPEGFDHELFKCTIEAQTELIEDPSNAADALSTVRSALVDHAAADDYRIAAAGLHPAAKWRELEHAEKPRYQAQLDRIQYPQHRNITAGLHVHVGVDDADKAVWIANRLRWHAPVLLALSANSPFWDGFDTGLASARAKVFENLPNTGIPSAFDDFDAFQRYERRMVELGSIEDRGELWFDVRPHTGHGTVEVRAPDAQRDPAITLALTEYVHALVVDYAERYADGESLPSLRRELLDENKWRAIRHGHDASFITRDATETVSLGEVVADECDRLGIDGIQTVYDRESGAQRQRRLRADEGLDALCADLVLSP, from the coding sequence ATGCAACTCGGCTCGCGGGACGCGTTCACCCGGATGGGCACCCTCGGCATCGAAGAGGAGTTCTACATCGTCGATGCCGACGGCCGCCCGACCTCCGGCATCGACGACCTCGTCTACGGGCGCGACCCGCCGCCGGAAGTGCCGGAGGGCTTCGACCACGAGCTATTTAAATGTACCATCGAGGCCCAGACGGAGCTGATCGAGGACCCGTCGAACGCCGCCGACGCCCTCTCGACGGTCCGAAGCGCGCTCGTCGACCACGCCGCCGCGGACGACTACCGGATCGCCGCCGCGGGGCTCCACCCGGCTGCGAAGTGGCGAGAGTTAGAACACGCCGAGAAGCCGCGGTATCAGGCGCAACTCGACCGGATCCAGTACCCGCAACACCGCAACATCACGGCGGGGCTCCACGTCCACGTCGGCGTCGACGACGCGGACAAGGCGGTGTGGATCGCGAACCGACTCCGGTGGCACGCCCCCGTGCTGCTCGCGCTCTCGGCGAACTCCCCGTTCTGGGACGGCTTCGACACGGGGCTCGCGTCGGCCCGCGCGAAGGTGTTCGAGAACCTCCCGAACACCGGGATTCCCTCCGCGTTCGACGACTTCGACGCATTCCAGCGCTACGAGCGCCGGATGGTCGAACTCGGCTCCATCGAGGACCGCGGCGAACTCTGGTTCGACGTGCGCCCGCACACCGGCCACGGCACGGTCGAGGTGCGCGCGCCGGACGCCCAGCGCGACCCGGCCATCACCCTCGCGCTGACCGAGTACGTCCACGCGCTCGTCGTCGACTACGCCGAGCGCTACGCCGACGGCGAGTCCCTCCCGTCGCTCCGCCGAGAGCTGTTAGACGAGAACAAGTGGCGAGCGATACGCCACGGCCACGACGCCTCGTTCATCACCCGCGACGCGACGGAGACGGTCTCGCTCGGCGAAGTCGTCGCCGACGAGTGTGACCGGCTCGGCATCGACGGGATTCAGACGGTCTACGACCGCGAGAGCGGAGCACAGCGCCAGCGACGCCTCCGCGCGGACGAGGGGCTCGACGCGCTCTGTGCGGACCTCGTGTTGTCGCCGTAA
- a CDS encoding transcriptional regulator, with protein sequence METTRQRIADTLREGPATASDLGAALSLPTPVVYDHVEHVSRSVDGDAELLVAPPECRDCGFDGFDDPINEPSRCPECKSERIEEPAFVIR encoded by the coding sequence ATGGAGACGACACGCCAGCGCATCGCCGACACGCTCCGTGAGGGCCCGGCGACCGCGAGCGACCTCGGGGCGGCGCTGTCGCTGCCGACGCCCGTGGTGTACGACCACGTGGAGCACGTTTCGCGGTCGGTCGACGGCGACGCCGAACTGCTGGTCGCGCCGCCCGAGTGCCGCGACTGCGGCTTCGACGGGTTCGACGACCCGATAAACGAGCCCTCGCGGTGCCCGGAGTGCAAGAGCGAGCGGATCGAAGAGCCGGCCTTCGTGATCCGATAG
- a CDS encoding DUF4040 domain-containing protein, which produces MTALSPAVVAQVTAIEASLLAFVVLTALATALARDVLAAVIVFGAYSLGMAALYTFYRAPDVAMTEAAISAGVTTVLLLVTLAKTTRIDHDAVFESVNLPAAGAAGLLFAGLLLTMGDIPAIGSPDAPVWSNPEVSQWYLAESYSQTGVENTVMAVLAAFRGFDTFGEAVVVFAGGIAALIVLHREAFA; this is translated from the coding sequence ATGACCGCGCTCTCCCCCGCCGTCGTCGCGCAGGTCACCGCCATCGAGGCGAGCCTGCTCGCGTTCGTCGTCCTCACCGCGCTCGCGACCGCGCTCGCTCGGGACGTGCTCGCCGCGGTCATCGTGTTCGGGGCGTACAGCCTCGGGATGGCCGCGCTGTACACGTTCTACCGCGCCCCCGACGTGGCGATGACCGAGGCCGCGATATCGGCCGGCGTGACGACCGTGCTGCTCTTGGTGACGCTCGCGAAGACGACGCGGATCGACCACGACGCGGTGTTCGAGTCGGTGAACCTCCCCGCGGCGGGCGCGGCCGGACTGCTGTTCGCCGGCCTGCTGCTCACGATGGGCGACATCCCGGCGATCGGCTCGCCGGACGCGCCGGTCTGGTCGAACCCGGAGGTGAGCCAGTGGTACCTCGCCGAATCGTACTCGCAGACCGGCGTCGAAAACACCGTGATGGCCGTGCTGGCGGCGTTCCGCGGCTTCGACACGTTCGGCGAGGCGGTCGTCGTCTTCGCCGGCGGCATCGCGGCGCTGATCGTGTTACACCGGGAGGCGTTCGCATGA
- the nth gene encoding endonuclease III: MGTPLEPRNAQVEVVLDRLYEEYPDSTISLNYSNRLELLIAVILSAQCTDERVNAVCADLFETYDGPEAYANAPQEELAEAINSITYYNNKASYIRSACADIAAEHDGEVPDTMSELTDLAGVGRKTANVVLQHGHDIVEGIVVDTHVQRLTRRLGITEEERPEAIEQDLLHVVPEDDWQQFTHLMIDHGRATCTAINPDCDDCVLADRCPSEKGDGDVDLASGEPW; this comes from the coding sequence ATGGGCACGCCACTGGAGCCGCGGAACGCGCAGGTCGAGGTCGTCCTCGACCGCCTCTACGAGGAGTATCCCGACTCGACCATCTCGCTCAACTACTCGAACCGACTGGAACTTCTCATCGCCGTGATCCTCTCCGCGCAGTGTACGGACGAGCGCGTGAACGCGGTCTGTGCCGATCTGTTCGAGACGTACGACGGCCCCGAAGCGTACGCGAACGCGCCCCAAGAGGAGCTCGCGGAGGCGATAAACTCGATCACCTACTACAACAACAAGGCGTCGTACATCCGCTCCGCCTGTGCCGACATCGCCGCGGAACACGACGGCGAGGTCCCCGATACGATGTCGGAGCTGACCGACCTGGCCGGCGTCGGCCGCAAGACCGCGAACGTCGTCCTCCAACACGGCCACGATATCGTCGAGGGAATCGTCGTCGACACGCACGTCCAGCGGCTCACGCGCCGGCTCGGCATTACCGAGGAGGAGCGCCCGGAAGCGATCGAACAGGACCTCCTCCACGTCGTCCCCGAAGACGACTGGCAGCAGTTCACACACCTCATGATAGACCACGGTCGCGCGACCTGCACCGCCATCAACCCGGACTGCGACGACTGCGTGCTGGCGGACCGCTGTCCCTCCGAAAAGGGCGACGGCGACGTGGACTTAGCGAGCGGTGAGCCCTGGTGA
- a CDS encoding DoxX family protein, with product MSTEITNEFGGEIGGVTLLGKAHSLSALFIVALRAVIGGMILFAGVGKVLAWPFDASGYLVHGVNAASPVSGLYAAMGSTPWFVEFANVFVPVTQVLIGLALIAGAFVRLAALGGAMQMLLFYLGGWEGEFLALFDSTLVYALVFLTVAAFGAGRVLGVDAYLERIEVGGQALVERFPALRYVLG from the coding sequence ATGTCTACAGAAATCACCAACGAGTTCGGCGGGGAGATTGGCGGCGTCACACTCTTAGGAAAGGCGCACTCGCTGTCGGCGCTGTTTATCGTCGCCCTTCGGGCGGTGATCGGCGGGATGATCCTGTTTGCCGGGGTCGGGAAGGTATTGGCGTGGCCGTTCGACGCGAGCGGCTACCTCGTTCACGGCGTCAACGCGGCGAGTCCGGTAAGCGGGCTGTACGCCGCCATGGGGTCGACGCCGTGGTTCGTCGAGTTCGCGAACGTCTTCGTCCCGGTGACGCAGGTGCTCATCGGCCTGGCGCTCATCGCCGGCGCGTTCGTCCGACTGGCCGCGCTCGGCGGCGCGATGCAGATGCTCCTCTTCTACCTCGGCGGGTGGGAGGGCGAGTTCCTCGCGCTGTTCGACTCGACGCTGGTGTACGCGCTGGTGTTCCTCACCGTCGCCGCGTTCGGCGCGGGGCGCGTCCTCGGCGTCGACGCCTACCTCGAACGGATAGAAGTGGGCGGACAGGCGCTCGTCGAACGATTCCCGGCGCTCCGCTACGTCCTCGGGTGA
- a CDS encoding MnhB domain-containing protein, with product MSDDDIDMTDTPSENATDDSPTDRADDDLPPHRAVPRSGRLDSERRQGTPYTESQVIMPTVKVVAPFAFTFGLFVTFHGSGSPGGGFQGGAIMAAVVFMIAFAFGIEATRSWLANTVVVALAVGGALAFAGIGLVPVALGGAFLQYDLLPIPILDPVKYGMEGVEIVGIAPIVSGVLMGLFFLLANGFAGDGGFGTGESGESRDDEGDGDENAAVADGGRDARGAAGSDSVRGGGDR from the coding sequence ATGAGCGACGACGACATCGACATGACCGACACACCCTCCGAGAATGCGACCGACGACTCGCCGACGGACCGGGCCGACGACGACCTCCCGCCGCACCGCGCCGTCCCCCGCTCCGGGCGGCTCGACTCCGAGCGGCGGCAGGGAACCCCGTACACGGAGAGTCAGGTGATCATGCCGACGGTGAAGGTGGTCGCGCCGTTCGCGTTCACCTTCGGGCTCTTCGTCACCTTCCACGGGAGCGGGTCGCCCGGCGGCGGGTTCCAGGGCGGCGCGATCATGGCCGCGGTCGTGTTCATGATCGCGTTCGCGTTCGGCATCGAGGCCACCCGCAGCTGGCTCGCGAACACCGTCGTCGTCGCGCTCGCGGTCGGCGGCGCGCTCGCGTTCGCCGGGATCGGCCTCGTCCCGGTCGCGCTCGGTGGGGCGTTCCTCCAGTACGACCTCCTGCCGATACCGATCCTCGACCCCGTCAAGTACGGGATGGAAGGGGTAGAGATCGTCGGGATCGCCCCCATCGTGAGCGGCGTCCTCATGGGGCTGTTCTTCCTGCTCGCGAACGGCTTCGCGGGCGATGGCGGATTCGGCACCGGCGAGTCGGGCGAGTCCCGCGACGACGAGGGCGACGGGGACGAGAACGCCGCGGTGGCCGACGGCGGTCGCGACGCCCGCGGTGCGGCCGGGAGCGACTCGGTCCGCGGGGGAGGTGACCGATGA